The proteins below are encoded in one region of Struthio camelus isolate bStrCam1 chromosome 11, bStrCam1.hap1, whole genome shotgun sequence:
- the VMA21 gene encoding vacuolar ATPase assembly integral membrane protein VMA21, which yields MERYDKAALNAVPAPDLRNEGSLTSTLRTLLFFTALMITLPIGLYFSSKAYIFEGTLGMSNRDSYFYAAIVAVVTVHVVLALFVYVAWNEGTRQWREGKQD from the exons ATGGAGCGGTACGACAAGGCGGCGCTGAACGCGGTCCCCGCGCCCGACCTCAG aaatgagGGTTCATTAACATCAACTTTAAGAACACTTCTATTCTTCACAGCTTTAATGATCACATTACCTATTGGGCTGTATTTTTCATCAAAGGCTTATATATTTGAAG gTACCTTAGGAATGTCCAACAGAGACAGCTATTTTTATGCTGCCATAGTCGCTGTAGTTACTGTTCATGTGGTACTTGCTCTGTTTGTGTATGTGGCATGGAATGAAGGTACTCGACAGTGGCGGGAAGGCAAACAGGACTAA